A single Rhopalosiphum padi isolate XX-2018 chromosome 4, ASM2088224v1, whole genome shotgun sequence DNA region contains:
- the LOC132928755 gene encoding ornithine decarboxylase 1-like, translated as MRICGLEEQIHVIDNKVTVEEIIKDIVRTKEISDPFYIFDVGDLVHKAKIWQQKLPRVKPFYAVKCNDNSLVLETLAAFGTNFDCASKAEIKKVLDLGVNPSRIIFANPAKMTSHIKYAMSQCVDLTTFDNELELYKMKSIHPSCNLVIRIRCDATETQCPLGIKYGCDPLTEAPALMSLARDLGLSVVGVSFHVGSGCNEPAAFRRAIAASAAIFQLAQQLGFMNMYLLNIGGGFPGNKNTSLDKISDIVNDALNEWFPPNNGVTIIAEPGRFFVASAFTLSTKIHSIKKRSNDENHVMYFINDGVYGSFNSILYDHSIVVPKPLNDYPMSPISQSSIWGPTCDGLDQVVDLVTMPLMKMGDWIIFEDMGAYTIPVASTFNGFPLPKVFAVANRRIWQKLKNLMPISEDHFTTVPIVATIKMVRSESSDDDEWDENDLDYTRQYPCLHLKNSFSLPEA; from the exons ATGAGAATTTGTGGACTTGAAGAACAAATTCATGTCATTGATAATAAAGTGACTGTTGAGgaaattataaaagatatagTTAGAACAAag gaAATATCAGatccattttatatatttgatgttGGTGATCTTGTGCATAAAGCAAAAATATGGCAGCAAAAGTTACCACGGGTAAAACCTTTTTATG ctGTAAAATGCAACGACAATTCCCTTGTGCTAGAAACGTTAGCTGCATTTGGAACGAATTTCGATTGTGCTTCCAAa gccgagataaaaaaagttttggaCTTGGGGGTGAATCCGTCTCGTATAATATTCGCTAATCCAGCAAAAATGACCTCACATATTAAGTATGCCATGAGTCAATGTGTTGATCTGACAACATTTGATAATGAACTAGAACTGTACAAAATGAAATCTATTCACCCATCCTGCAA CTTGGTTATACGAATTCGTTGTGATGCAACTGAAACTCAGTGCCCACTTGGTATCAAATATGGCTGCGATCCTCTAACCGAAGCACCAGCATTAATGTCATTGGCCCGTGATTTGGGTTTGTCTGTTGTGGGAGTAAGCTTTCATGTTGGTTCAGGATGCAATGAACCAGCTGCCTTTCGAAGGGCAATCGCTGCTTCAGCAGCTATTTTCCAACTTGCCCAGCAGTTAGGTTTTATGAATATGTACTTGTTGAACATTGGTGGAGGATTTCCTGGAAATAAAAACACTTCATTGGATAAA ATTTCAGACATAGTGAATGATGCACTTAATGAATGGTTCCCTCCAAACAACGGTGTGACCATCATAGCAGAACCGGGTAGATTCTTTGTGGCTTCAGCATTTACACTTTCTACAAAAATTCACTCCATTAAAAAACGTTCAAATGATGAAAACCAtgtcatgtattttattaacgaTGGAGTGTATGGTTCTTTCAATAGTATTCTTTATGATCATTCAATTGTTGTACCCAAACCTCTGAAT GATTATCCGATGAGTCCAATTAGTCAAAGTTCCATTTGGGGACCTACTTGTGATGGTTTAGATCAAGTAGTTGATTTGGTAACTATGCCATTGATGAAAATGGGTGATTGGATTATTTTTGAAGACATGGGAGCTTATACAATACCTGTAGCAAGTACATTTAATGGCTTCCCACTTCCCAAGGTCTTTGCTGTTGCAAATCGAAGAATTTG gcaaaaattgaaaaatttaatgcCAATATCCGAGGATCATTTTACAACTGTGCCAATTGTTGCAACTATCAAAATGGTACGTTCAGAATCCAGCGATGATGATGAATGGGATGAAAATGATTTGGATTATACGCGCCAATATCCATGTCTTCATTTGAAGAATTCTTTCTCTTTGCCCGAAGCATGA